The following proteins come from a genomic window of Flavobacteriaceae bacterium MAR_2010_188:
- a CDS encoding maltose/moltooligosaccharide transporter gives MFKNFKKPNLSFWQIWNMNVGFFGIQFSFGLQQTAINPIFSFLGASHDELPLLNLAGPVTGLLIQPIIGAISDKTWLPKWGGRRKPFFLIGAIFGSLCLMAFPYSSELWFAVGLLWILDAANNTAMEPYRAFVGDKLNDDQITFGYQMQSLFVGAGITIANFSLFLFQDWFSVPAEASSSLCTTATETVTAIPKWVYYSFFLGAFASVSTILWSVWKTPEIPPTDEEFQRLQRDKEGKTFVQRIKEPFAEIMGAIGGMPKMMWKLAGVYFFQWYALFVYWQFITPMLRTTLYGISEEDTTKYEGIINACNDGQVIGAVDVTFARDLQAVSEQALAQTGLMNGTYNLVTMVVALMLVPFAKKYGSRSVYVTCLVFSGIAMLSMPFIENEYALLIPMILFGIGWAAMMGIPYSMVSKVIPEEKRGVYMGIVNMMIVIPMLIQTVTFGPIIKNLLGNSAINAILFGGVFFIIAAVLATRLGRSMPKNIRL, from the coding sequence ATGTTCAAGAATTTTAAAAAACCTAATTTATCATTCTGGCAGATCTGGAATATGAATGTTGGATTTTTTGGCATCCAATTCAGTTTTGGCCTTCAGCAAACTGCAATTAATCCAATATTTTCGTTCCTAGGCGCGAGCCATGATGAGCTTCCACTGTTGAATCTTGCGGGTCCGGTTACAGGGTTGTTAATTCAACCAATTATCGGGGCAATCTCTGATAAAACCTGGTTACCTAAATGGGGCGGAAGGCGAAAGCCATTTTTCTTGATCGGAGCAATCTTCGGAAGTTTGTGTTTAATGGCATTCCCTTACAGCTCAGAGCTTTGGTTTGCTGTGGGTTTACTCTGGATATTAGACGCGGCTAACAATACCGCCATGGAGCCCTATCGGGCTTTTGTAGGTGACAAATTGAATGATGACCAGATAACCTTTGGCTATCAAATGCAAAGTCTTTTTGTGGGAGCAGGTATTACCATCGCGAATTTCTCACTATTTCTTTTTCAGGATTGGTTTAGCGTTCCGGCAGAAGCATCTTCGAGTCTTTGTACAACGGCCACCGAAACGGTTACCGCCATACCCAAATGGGTCTATTATTCATTTTTTCTAGGAGCTTTTGCCTCTGTATCAACGATTCTGTGGTCTGTCTGGAAAACCCCAGAAATACCGCCCACAGATGAAGAATTTCAGAGGCTACAGCGTGATAAGGAAGGCAAGACCTTTGTGCAGCGTATCAAAGAACCTTTCGCAGAGATTATGGGTGCAATCGGTGGTATGCCCAAAATGATGTGGAAATTAGCTGGCGTTTATTTCTTTCAATGGTATGCGCTGTTCGTTTATTGGCAATTTATAACCCCAATGCTCAGGACCACACTTTACGGAATAAGTGAAGAAGATACCACTAAATATGAAGGCATTATCAATGCCTGCAACGACGGTCAAGTTATCGGAGCGGTAGATGTCACTTTTGCCAGAGATCTCCAAGCCGTCTCAGAACAAGCACTGGCACAAACAGGTCTTATGAACGGAACTTATAATCTCGTCACTATGGTCGTGGCATTGATGCTGGTTCCTTTTGCTAAAAAATACGGTTCTCGCTCGGTTTATGTAACTTGTCTTGTTTTTAGCGGTATCGCCATGCTCAGTATGCCCTTTATAGAAAATGAATATGCTTTGTTGATTCCGATGATATTGTTTGGTATCGGCTGGGCCGCCATGATGGGAATACCCTACTCTATGGTTTCAAAAGTTATTCCAGAAGAAAAACGTGGTGTTTATATGGGAATCGTTAATATGATGATTGTTATCCCGATGTTGATACAGACCGTAACTTTTGGCCCAATCATAAAAAATCTCTTGGGCAATAGCGCCATAAACGCGATACTCTTTGGAGGAGTATTTTTTATCATCGCTGCGGTTCTGGCAACCCGACTTGGAAGGTCAATGCCCAAAAACATAAGGCTATAG
- a CDS encoding uridine kinase produces the protein MIGDKLDYFPAYKSITDYVISLIRSEKIPNKKFCIAVSGESGCGKTSLANSLKIDIETLSDYTGFIIHMDDYFLLPPLDNHNNRLKSLENVGAHEVNLQLLDTQLKNFMEGALSIQKPLVNYGENNITSETISTEQYNFCIVEGTYVGLLENPDYKIFMKMDFQESKEQRMNRGRDKMDDFVEDVLLIEHHIIREHSRYADIIIATDLTILTND, from the coding sequence ATGATTGGTGATAAACTCGATTATTTCCCTGCCTATAAATCCATCACAGATTATGTGATATCGCTGATAAGGTCAGAAAAAATTCCGAACAAAAAATTCTGTATTGCGGTCAGCGGTGAATCTGGTTGTGGCAAAACATCCCTAGCAAATAGTTTAAAAATAGATATTGAAACCTTATCAGACTATACAGGTTTTATCATTCATATGGATGATTATTTTTTGCTTCCGCCTCTAGACAATCACAACAACAGACTTAAAAGCTTAGAGAATGTTGGAGCCCACGAAGTAAATCTTCAACTTTTGGATACTCAACTAAAAAATTTCATGGAGGGTGCATTGTCTATTCAAAAACCCCTCGTAAATTACGGGGAGAACAATATTACTTCAGAAACTATTTCGACCGAACAATATAACTTCTGCATTGTGGAAGGAACATACGTTGGCCTATTGGAAAATCCTGATTATAAGATATTTATGAAAATGGATTTTCAAGAAAGCAAAGAACAAAGAATGAACAGAGGGCGAGACAAAATGGATGATTTTGTCGAAGATGTATTACTTATTGAACATCATATCATTAGGGAACATTCTAGATATGCTGATATTATTATCGCTACAGATTTAACTATACTAACTAACGATTAG
- a CDS encoding Alkaline and neutral invertase yields the protein MIEIDSLYQDSLTLLGSLSTHKGIMASTIDSDNYKRVWARDSVVCGIAGLISDQTLVVISLKNSLLALARNQHKSGMIPSNVLESFEATEVSYGSLVGRIDSNPWFIIGCCLYYKKTKDQNFWDEVLPKILNTVEFLNATEYNGKGWIYTPLSGNWADEYPIHGYTLYDNCLNIWAKSLLAKVLQTKDESLGKLKSKTYANFWPTIGSKEDSIYQKANFDLTIAKNLNHFCAFILPGIYDERFDAAANALACLNFNLNTSQKMSLAKFVDGLDAEIGLPLIPAFWPVINETDQDYFLLKGNYSFEFKNTAHNFHNGGIWPVWMGLFCLGLARQGLHSTVEKIVAGFLQTVEMGDWDFNEYINSDSLRLAGKEQMGYTASGIVFMKHALQFDKVKDTLGL from the coding sequence ATGATTGAAATCGATTCCCTTTATCAAGATTCATTAACCCTTTTAGGGTCGTTGTCTACACACAAGGGAATTATGGCGAGCACCATAGATTCTGATAATTATAAAAGGGTCTGGGCGAGGGACAGTGTGGTTTGCGGAATCGCTGGTTTAATTTCTGACCAAACTTTGGTTGTTATAAGTCTTAAAAATTCCCTTTTGGCTTTGGCAAGGAACCAGCACAAATCGGGAATGATTCCCTCTAATGTCTTAGAAAGTTTTGAAGCAACCGAAGTATCATACGGTAGTTTGGTCGGCAGGATTGATTCTAATCCGTGGTTTATTATCGGATGCTGTCTTTATTATAAAAAAACCAAGGACCAGAATTTTTGGGATGAAGTACTTCCGAAAATTCTAAATACTGTTGAATTTCTCAACGCAACCGAATATAATGGTAAAGGTTGGATCTACACGCCATTAAGTGGAAACTGGGCCGATGAATACCCAATCCATGGTTATACGCTATATGACAATTGTCTAAATATATGGGCTAAGTCCCTGCTAGCAAAAGTCCTTCAAACTAAAGATGAAAGCTTAGGTAAGCTCAAAAGTAAAACTTACGCCAATTTTTGGCCAACGATTGGCTCAAAGGAAGATAGCATATATCAAAAGGCAAATTTCGACCTAACCATTGCAAAAAACCTAAATCACTTTTGCGCGTTTATTCTACCCGGGATTTATGATGAAAGATTTGATGCCGCCGCTAATGCCTTGGCATGTCTAAATTTCAATTTAAACACTTCCCAAAAGATGTCGCTGGCAAAGTTCGTGGACGGTCTAGATGCAGAAATTGGGTTACCACTTATCCCAGCGTTTTGGCCAGTGATAAACGAAACCGATCAAGATTATTTTCTCTTAAAGGGTAATTATTCCTTCGAGTTTAAAAATACTGCACACAACTTTCATAATGGCGGGATTTGGCCAGTTTGGATGGGTCTTTTCTGTTTAGGTTTAGCCAGACAAGGATTGCACTCCACCGTAGAAAAAATTGTTGCTGGTTTTTTACAGACCGTAGAAATGGGCGATTGGGATTTTAATGAATATATTAATTCTGATTCTCTGCGCTTAGCCGGGAAAGAGCAGATGGGCTACACCGCTTCTGGAATTGTATTTATGAAGCACGCCTTGCAATTTGATAAAGTAAAGGATACTTTAGGGCTATGA
- a CDS encoding GyrI-like small molecule binding domain-containing protein — MKSKSIAAIVAVLILLALSWYLFIKDYNYKITFKTSLPPGAVYASLSNWDHLQIINSDSIIIGEVKPFEEISYTLLEKDSSFKFVYNINRTEGNETKIVTYVTDMKNGFSQNIAVPFKKNDFVNRSVSETKLFLTYLKSLEETYAVEVVEDSTFVIPSKNIAYININSRIDAKANMMATYIVYLMGYIREFDIPLDGDPFLKVNKIDLQTKMIEYEFCFPIKKMDSMPERRNIYFKETPATNAIKANFRGNYRNTEFAWYELMDYAKRNNIDVLEQPLEIYLNDPQSGTNSIDWKADVYLPIK; from the coding sequence ATGAAGAGTAAGTCTATCGCCGCGATTGTGGCAGTTTTGATACTCTTAGCACTGAGCTGGTATCTATTTATAAAAGATTATAACTACAAAATAACTTTTAAAACCAGCTTACCTCCGGGGGCAGTTTATGCCAGTTTATCTAATTGGGACCATCTGCAAATTATAAATAGTGATTCAATTATCATTGGAGAAGTGAAACCTTTCGAGGAGATTTCTTATACACTTTTAGAGAAGGACTCTAGCTTCAAATTTGTTTATAACATTAACAGAACTGAAGGTAATGAAACCAAAATCGTTACTTATGTAACCGATATGAAAAATGGTTTTTCCCAAAATATTGCTGTTCCTTTTAAAAAAAATGATTTCGTAAATCGCAGCGTTTCGGAAACCAAACTTTTTCTAACCTATTTAAAATCCCTAGAAGAAACTTACGCTGTAGAGGTGGTAGAGGATTCAACTTTTGTTATTCCATCTAAAAATATTGCTTATATAAATATCAATTCCAGAATCGATGCCAAAGCAAACATGATGGCAACTTATATCGTTTATCTAATGGGTTACATTAGGGAGTTCGATATTCCACTAGATGGTGATCCTTTTTTGAAGGTGAATAAAATTGATCTACAAACAAAGATGATTGAGTATGAGTTCTGTTTTCCGATCAAAAAAATGGATAGCATGCCAGAACGAAGGAACATTTATTTTAAGGAAACTCCAGCGACCAACGCCATTAAAGCAAATTTTAGAGGTAATTACAGAAACACAGAATTTGCTTGGTATGAGTTGATGGATTATGCAAAACGGAACAATATAGATGTTTTAGAGCAGCCCTTGGAGATTTACCTAAATGATCCCCAAAGTGGTACAAATTCTATAGATTGGAAAGCGGATGTATATTTGCCTATAAAATGA
- a CDS encoding PAP2 superfamily protein, with translation MKMRFYILISVIFFFNCQEEKPIKLNREDFQGSIDKVTEIMVHDIFSPPVASRIFAYPNIAAFEILAANNSEYKSLNGEIKDLPKIDPSQDVDVNIDLAALIAHMDLSRQLIFSEDMMVEYRDSLYKIWNKRNPTQFEASKTYAMHALEQLSPWVGSDNYKQTRTMPQFTLNTDDPSRWQPTPPAYMQGIEPSWAKIRPLAMKTSDQFRPISHPDYSLDDDSSFKKELVEVYDIVNKITEAGDESEEMQIAKFWDCNPYVSVTRGHLMFAKKKITPGAHWMGIAKIACKEADYNFEQTVYANTKTSIAVFDAFISCWDEKYRSNLVRPETLINTYINDQWSPILQTPPFPEYPSGHSVVSGAASTVLTSIFGDDFEFVDDTEVPYGLPIRTFKSFNDAAQEAAMSRFYGGIHYMAACVNGLDQGIKIGHLVADKMKMRSKNEE, from the coding sequence ATGAAAATGAGATTTTACATTTTAATATCGGTGATTTTTTTCTTTAACTGTCAAGAAGAAAAGCCAATAAAATTAAACCGGGAAGATTTTCAGGGGTCAATAGACAAGGTCACCGAAATCATGGTGCACGATATTTTTTCACCGCCGGTTGCAAGCAGGATTTTTGCCTACCCAAATATTGCGGCTTTCGAAATTCTTGCGGCCAACAACAGCGAATATAAAAGTTTAAACGGCGAGATAAAGGATTTACCTAAAATCGACCCTTCGCAAGATGTTGATGTGAATATTGACCTTGCTGCTTTGATTGCCCATATGGATTTGAGCCGACAGCTTATTTTTTCTGAAGATATGATGGTTGAGTATCGGGATAGCCTTTATAAAATCTGGAATAAAAGAAATCCGACCCAGTTTGAAGCTTCTAAAACTTATGCAATGCATGCTTTAGAGCAACTTTCACCTTGGGTAGGGTCCGATAACTACAAGCAAACGCGGACAATGCCGCAATTTACCTTAAACACGGATGACCCTTCGAGATGGCAGCCAACTCCTCCTGCTTATATGCAAGGTATTGAACCTTCATGGGCAAAGATTCGCCCTTTAGCCATGAAAACTTCAGATCAGTTTAGGCCTATTAGTCATCCAGATTATTCTTTAGATGATGATAGTTCTTTCAAAAAAGAATTGGTAGAAGTTTACGATATCGTAAATAAAATTACCGAAGCTGGCGATGAATCCGAAGAAATGCAAATCGCAAAATTTTGGGATTGCAATCCTTATGTTTCGGTTACTCGTGGTCACCTTATGTTCGCCAAAAAGAAAATAACCCCAGGCGCGCATTGGATGGGAATCGCAAAAATCGCCTGTAAAGAAGCCGATTATAACTTTGAACAAACTGTTTATGCAAATACCAAAACTTCTATCGCGGTATTTGATGCCTTTATTAGTTGTTGGGACGAAAAATATAGAAGTAATCTGGTAAGACCAGAAACATTGATAAATACTTACATCAATGACCAATGGTCTCCAATTTTACAGACCCCACCGTTTCCTGAATATCCTAGCGGTCATTCTGTGGTTTCTGGTGCTGCTTCCACGGTTCTGACTTCAATTTTTGGTGACGATTTTGAATTTGTGGACGATACGGAAGTTCCTTATGGTCTGCCGATTAGGACTTTTAAATCTTTTAATGATGCCGCGCAGGAAGCCGCAATGAGTCGTTTCTATGGAGGGATTCATTATATGGCGGCTTGTGTTAACGGATTGGACCAAGGAATTAAGATAGGTCATTTAGTTGCCGATAAAATGAAAATGAGAAGTAAGAATGAAGAGTAA
- a CDS encoding Repeat domain-containing protein has translation MKIQKFHNYLSVNASSKLFNLVLLLLVLIAASCSQDEEKETLFRNPDSSATGIEFSNDLTPTDDLNILDYLYFYNGGGVAVGDINGDDLPDIYLSANQLKNKLYLNKGNHQFEDITETAGVAGNSSWNTGSVMADINNDGLLDIYVCAVVGLNGFRGHNELFINNGDNTFTEKSKDYGLDFDTYSSSAAFLDYDQDGDLDMYLLNHAVHTQESFGDIGLRYKRNDQTGDKLLRNDGGKFVDVSEEAGIFGGINGYGLGISVADFNQDGYPDLYIGNDFHEDDYFYVNNGDGTFSDKLRDYFGHTTRFSMGSDVADLNHDGWPDIISLDMLPQDENVLKASEGDEDIQVQKLRTERYGYHYQYTRNMLFINHQETGFAETAMMSGISSTDWSWSAIFADYNLDGEQDVFVSNGIPKRPNDLDFIKFVSNDQIQKKMSNTSLMDQQALNMMPSGSIPNKVFSGSADLKFTDQSENWISQDTLVSGATAIADFDLDGDLDIITNNINRPATLYINQSKDNSTYLKIKLKYSELNPFGIGTKVYAYSNKKLQYKEFYNIRGFQSSSEPMVHFGFGQTTTIDSIRIVWPNQTSQLLEKVATNQTLTILPQNTKPYQIRDFNTDSERIFEKDSTNLGLNFVHLEDDYLDFTRQKLMPYSQADRGPAVAIGDLNGDGKDDIFFGGSKYKPSKIYVQNEAGYQFKEKDSVYKDSINEEITAIISDFNGDGKNDLLTGTGGGDFFGETEPLLDHVYYGSDSGYKSENIPNLYENASVFAPYDFDQDGDLDVFVGNSIVTGDFGKSPDSYILINNNGTLEYSEKFAFKSLGMVTDAIWTDLNGDGFNDLLVVGEWMSPKAFINNKTNFKETKIADKRLNGLWRTAIEFDIDQDGDNDYLLGNWGLNSKFKANDDRPLKMWYGDFGKNGQTETIVANEVNGTYYPVANLDALGSNIVSLRKKFTTYKSFAGKSVEEIFDEKILKDSEVLEVNVLASGYLKNDNGSFTFVSFPDDLQVAPITSFLKFDFNNDGKQEVLAAGNYFGVTPYQGRFDSYLGSLIYSDKKIESADKLGLRFFNKSARHLNIIKNNEKPYLMATFNNDSLEVYKLKNYK, from the coding sequence ATGAAGATTCAAAAATTCCATAATTATTTGAGCGTAAATGCTTCAAGCAAGTTGTTCAACTTGGTGTTGCTTTTACTTGTTTTAATTGCAGCTAGCTGCTCTCAGGATGAAGAAAAGGAAACCCTTTTCCGCAACCCAGATTCTAGCGCCACAGGGATAGAATTCTCTAATGACCTCACTCCTACCGACGACCTAAACATTCTAGATTATCTATATTTCTATAACGGCGGCGGAGTTGCCGTCGGCGACATTAACGGAGATGATTTGCCAGATATTTACCTAAGTGCTAATCAACTAAAAAACAAACTTTATCTAAATAAAGGCAACCATCAATTTGAAGATATTACCGAAACCGCTGGTGTTGCAGGGAACAGCAGCTGGAATACCGGATCCGTAATGGCAGACATCAATAATGATGGGCTATTGGATATCTATGTTTGCGCCGTGGTTGGGCTTAACGGATTTAGAGGACATAACGAACTTTTTATAAATAATGGCGATAACACCTTTACCGAAAAATCTAAAGATTACGGTCTAGATTTTGACACCTACAGCTCCTCTGCTGCCTTTTTAGATTACGACCAAGATGGTGATTTAGATATGTATCTTTTAAATCATGCGGTACATACCCAAGAATCTTTTGGCGATATAGGTTTACGTTATAAGCGCAATGACCAGACTGGCGACAAACTTTTACGGAACGACGGTGGTAAATTTGTAGATGTGAGTGAAGAAGCCGGGATTTTCGGCGGCATTAATGGTTATGGTTTGGGAATTTCTGTGGCAGATTTTAACCAAGATGGTTATCCTGATCTTTACATCGGAAATGATTTTCACGAAGATGATTATTTCTACGTCAACAACGGAGACGGTACCTTTAGCGACAAATTAAGGGATTATTTTGGGCATACTACAAGATTTTCGATGGGTAGCGATGTTGCCGATTTAAACCATGACGGTTGGCCAGATATCATTTCTTTGGATATGCTTCCGCAAGATGAAAATGTTTTGAAAGCCTCCGAAGGCGATGAAGATATTCAGGTTCAAAAACTGAGGACGGAACGTTACGGATATCATTATCAGTACACCCGGAATATGTTATTTATAAATCATCAAGAAACTGGTTTTGCCGAAACCGCCATGATGAGCGGAATTTCATCTACCGATTGGAGTTGGAGCGCCATTTTTGCGGATTATAATTTGGACGGCGAGCAAGATGTATTTGTTTCTAATGGTATTCCCAAACGACCAAACGACCTGGATTTTATAAAATTTGTGTCCAATGATCAGATACAAAAAAAGATGAGCAATACCTCACTTATGGATCAACAGGCGTTAAATATGATGCCTTCTGGCTCAATTCCGAACAAGGTTTTCTCAGGTAGCGCCGATTTAAAATTTACTGACCAATCAGAAAATTGGATAAGTCAAGATACTTTGGTCTCTGGTGCCACGGCGATTGCAGATTTTGACCTCGATGGCGATTTGGATATTATTACCAACAATATCAACAGACCTGCGACTTTATATATTAATCAGAGCAAAGACAATTCAACTTATCTAAAAATTAAGTTGAAATATTCAGAGTTGAATCCATTCGGGATTGGAACTAAAGTCTACGCTTATAGCAACAAAAAGCTTCAGTATAAAGAATTTTATAATATCAGAGGTTTTCAATCCTCTTCTGAACCAATGGTGCATTTTGGTTTTGGCCAAACAACTACTATAGACTCAATACGAATCGTGTGGCCGAACCAAACCTCTCAACTTTTAGAGAAGGTGGCTACAAACCAAACATTAACCATTCTACCCCAAAATACGAAGCCTTACCAAATCCGAGATTTCAACACTGATTCTGAGAGGATTTTTGAAAAAGATAGCACAAATCTAGGTCTGAATTTTGTTCATTTGGAAGATGACTATCTAGATTTTACTAGACAAAAATTAATGCCTTATAGCCAAGCAGACCGAGGTCCAGCGGTGGCAATAGGTGATCTTAATGGTGATGGCAAGGATGACATTTTCTTCGGGGGTTCAAAATATAAACCTTCTAAGATTTACGTTCAAAATGAAGCTGGCTACCAATTTAAAGAAAAGGACAGCGTTTACAAAGATTCCATCAACGAAGAAATTACTGCGATAATTTCAGATTTTAATGGAGATGGCAAGAATGACCTTTTAACCGGAACTGGCGGTGGTGATTTCTTTGGTGAAACAGAACCTCTTTTGGATCACGTTTATTATGGTTCAGATTCTGGGTATAAATCTGAAAACATTCCGAATTTATATGAAAATGCGTCTGTTTTTGCGCCATACGATTTTGACCAAGATGGCGACCTAGACGTTTTTGTCGGAAATAGCATCGTTACCGGAGACTTCGGAAAAAGTCCAGATTCTTATATTCTTATCAACAATAACGGGACCTTAGAATATTCTGAAAAGTTCGCTTTTAAATCTCTGGGAATGGTAACCGATGCCATTTGGACCGACTTAAATGGTGATGGTTTTAATGATTTGTTGGTTGTAGGAGAATGGATGTCTCCCAAGGCTTTTATCAACAATAAAACAAACTTTAAAGAAACGAAAATCGCAGATAAAAGACTTAACGGTCTTTGGAGAACCGCAATAGAATTCGACATTGATCAAGATGGTGATAACGATTATCTGTTGGGCAATTGGGGTTTAAACAGCAAATTTAAAGCTAACGACGACCGTCCATTAAAAATGTGGTACGGCGATTTTGGCAAGAACGGACAGACTGAAACCATTGTTGCCAATGAGGTTAATGGCACCTATTATCCCGTTGCCAATCTAGATGCTCTTGGTTCTAATATTGTAAGTCTTCGCAAAAAGTTCACGACCTATAAATCCTTTGCTGGCAAATCCGTGGAAGAGATTTTTGATGAAAAAATCTTAAAGGATTCAGAGGTCTTAGAAGTGAATGTTTTAGCCTCAGGTTATTTAAAAAATGATAATGGAAGCTTTACCTTTGTTTCGTTTCCAGACGATTTACAAGTAGCACCAATCACAAGTTTCTTAAAATTCGACTTTAACAACGATGGAAAACAAGAAGTCTTGGCGGCTGGTAATTATTTTGGGGTAACACCTTATCAAGGAAGGTTCGATTCGTATTTAGGATCTTTGATTTATTCAGACAAAAAAATAGAATCTGCAGACAAGCTGGGACTTAGATTTTTCAACAAGTCGGCAAGACATCTAAACATTATCAAAAACAACGAAAAACCATATCTTATGGCCACATTTAACAATGATAGCCTGGAGGTTTATAAATTAAAAAATTACAAATGA